The Enterobacter asburiae sequence ACTGGATCGTTACTCTCTCCCATCCGGACTCTAACCGTCGGCCCCGGAATTACACCGGATCTGCTGACCTTTGAGAATTCACTCAAAGCGCTCGCGGGCTTTCAGCATGACGCTGATTTACCGCCGGTGGGGAATTTCGCCCCGCCCTGAGAATAAGCAAGATAACTATAACGCTATTGATTAACCTGGGCAATGCATAAGCTTCAAACAAATCTGCTTTATCCTGGGTCATGACGCGCTACAATGTTCATCAACACCGACTTATCAAGGGAAGCCATTATGATTGACCCGAAAAAAATTGAGCAGATCGCGCGTCAGGTTCATGAGTCCATGCCGAAAGGCATTCGTGAATTTGGTGATGACGTAGAAAAGAAAATCCGCCAGACGCTGCAGGCGCAGCTGGTTCGCCTTGATTTAGTCAGCCGCGAAGAGTTTGACGTGCAGACCCAGGTTCTGCTGCGCACCCGCGAGAAGCTGGCGCTGCTGGAACAGCGTCTGACCGAGCTGGAAAACCGTAATGCACCGGAAGAAGTGAAGCCAGCACCGGCTATTCCACCGGTGGACGACCAGGAGTAAGTGCGGCCTGTTGTGCCCGGTGGCGGCTACGCCTTACCGGGCCTACATGAACGCGCAGGTCGGGTAAGGCGCAGCCGCCACCCGACATAAAAAAACGGGCCAACAGGCCCGTTTTTTACTGACTGTCTTTCTGGATCTTCTTGATGATGTTGGTGGTTGAGCACCCGTCCTCAAAGTTGAGCACCATCACTTCACCGCCGTTGGCCCAGACCTCTTCGCTGCCCGCGATTTGCTCCGGTTTGTAATCCCCGCCTTTTACCAGCAGGTCCGGCAGAATGCCGGCAATCAGGCGCTGCGGGGTGTCTTCTTCAAACGACACCACCCAGTCCACCGCTTCCAGCGCGCCGAGCACGATCATACGCTGCTCCAGTGGGTTCACCGGACGCGTTTCGCCCTTCAGGCGCTTCGTCGACGCATCGCTGTTGACCGCCACAATCAGGCGGTCGCCCAGCTTGCGCGCGTTCGCCAGATACGACACGTGGCCCGCGTGCAGAATGTCAAACACGCCGTTGGTCATCACCACTTTTTCACCACGCTTGCGCGCGGCGGCAACGGCCACCTTCAGCTCGTCTTCGGTCATGACGCCAAAACCGGTGTCGGCGCGGCCGCGCACCGCGTTTTCCAGTTCGATTGGCGAAACAGTTGAGGTACCCAGTTTCCCCACCACCACGCCCGCCGCGGCGTTAGCGAAGTAGCATGCCTCTTCCAGGGAGTTACCCGCTGCCAGCGTCGCCGCCAGCACGCCGATCACCGTATCGCCGGCACCGGTCACGTCGTACACTTCCTGCGCCTGGGTTGGCATATGCAGCGGCGCCTTGCCCGGCTGCAGCAGCGTCATCCCCTGCTCGGAGCGGGTCACCAGCAGCGCAGAGAGCTCGAAGTCAGCAATGATCTTCATGCCGCGCTCAACCAGTTCGTCTTCCGATTTACACTTGCCCGCCACCGCTTCAAACTCGGAGAGGTTTGGCGTCAGCAGCGTCGCGCCACGATAGCGCTCAAAATCGGTGCCTTTCGGGTCGATCAGCACCGGTACGCTGGCTTTACGCGCCAGCTGAATCATCGTCTTCACACTGGCCAGCGCGCCTTTGGCGTAGTCGGACAGCACCAGCGCGCCGATATTGCCCAGCGCCTGGTTGATACGCTCGTGCAGCGGCTCGGGGTCAACGCCTTCGAAACCTTCTTCAAAATCGAGTCGGATCAGCTGCTGGTTGCGCGACAGCACGCGCAGTTTCGTAATCGTTGGGTGGGTCGGAACAGAAACGAAGTCGCACTTCACGTTCACGTCCGCCAGCGACTTGCTCAGCGCGCGCGCCGCATCGTCGATGCCGGTCAGGCCCACCAGACGCGAGTGCGCGCCCAGAGAGGCAATGTTCATCGCCACGTTTGCCGCGCCGCCGGGACGTTCTTCAATGGTGTCGACCTTAACCACCGGCACCGGTGCTTCCGGGGATATGCGGCTGGTAGGCCCATACCAGTAGCGATCCAGCATCACATCCCCAACAACCATTACTCCAGCACGTTCAAACTCTGGCAGTGTTACTTTCATTCCTGACTCCAGAAAGATTCACAATTTGCGCGCGATAATATCACACTTGATTTGTTACGCACGGTTCCACCAGCCACTTCTGCCAGCTGGCCGTTACCTGAGCACGTTCATGAACAAAACAGTCCAGCGCCACATGCCCCGGCTGCTCCTGCAATGCCAGGTGATGAAGTTCATCGCGCAGCGTGGTGTAGGCGCGGGTTAAGGCCCGGGCCTCCTGCTCGTCCATGATGTCGTTTTGCGCCAGCAGCTCCAGAATGCGCACATTATCGGACCAGCGCGTCAGCTTCGGCTTGTCATGGGCGTGCAGCAGCACCAGGTACTGAGTGATAAACTCAATATCGGTAATCCCGCCCTCATCGGCTTTGATATCAAAGCGATCGCGGTGTTTATTCCCGAGGTGCGCGCGCATTTTCTCGCGCATTTCGCGCACTTCCGTTTGCAGCGTGCTGCCATCACGCATGGTGGTCATAACCTCCTTGCGGATGACGTCAAACTGCGTTTTGAGCTGCGGATCGCCATAGACCACGCGAGCGCGCACCAGCGCCTGATGCTCCCACGTCCAGGCTTCATTCTTCTGATAATCGGCAAACGCGTCCGTTGAGGTCACCAGCATACCCGCCGCGCCGGACGGGCGCAGGCGCGCATCCACTTCATACAGAATCCCCGACGAGGTGCGGGTGCTGAACAGGTGCATGATGCGCTGGGCCAGGCGCAGATAGAACTGACGCCCGTCAATCTCGCGCTCGCCGTCGGTCATCACGTCCGCCGGGCAGTCGTGCAGGAAAATTAAATCCAGATCGGAGCTATAGCCCAGCTCCCAGCCGCCCAGCTTGCCGTAACCCACCACCGCAAACCCTCGCCCCTCACGGTCAGCGAGGTGTTTCGGCTGGCCGTAGCGCGCCACCATCTGCACCCAAGCCTGATGGACAACCGCATCAATAATCGCTTCCGCCAGCCAGGTTAAGTGATCGCTCACTTTCATCACCGGCAGCGTACCGGCGATGTCCGCCGCTGCGACGCGCAGCATCTGGGCCTGCTTAAACTGACGCAGCGCCTCCAGCTGTTGCTCTTCGTCCTCTTCCGGCACGCGCAGGAGATACTGGCGCAGCTCGTCCCGGTAGGCGTCCGTCGCCGTTGGCTGATACAGCGTGTTCGGGTCGAGCAGTTCATCCAGCAGCAGCGGGTAGCGCGCCAGCTTGTTGGCCACCATCGGCGACGCGGCGCAGAGGGAAATCAGGTGCTTCAGCGCCCCCGGAAATTCGCTCAGCAGCTCAAGATAGGTGGTGCGCGTGATAATCCCGCTCAGCAGCGGCATCATGCGCGACAGCGGCACCGGCGCGTCCTCACGCGAGCAGACCTCGCTCAGCAGGTGCGGCATCAGATGATCCAGCACCTGACGACCGCGCGGGCCGATGGCGCGCTTGTTCAGCTCCAGACGGAAATCAGCAATTAAGGCCACCACGCGATGGCGGGCATCGTCGCTTAAGTGCGCCAGCACCGGCGTGGTGTCATCTTCCTGAAGCGCGTCCTGCCACAGTTCGCGCCAGTGCTCGGAGAGCGCATCGTCCGGCGATTCACTTTCGTCGTCGCCGATCAGATCGTTAAAGATGCGGCGCACGCCTGCCATATGGGCATCCAGCCGTTCGGTCAACGTTGACCAGTCGTCCACGCGCATGCCCCAGGCCAGACGCGCCCGGTTAAGGTCATCGCCCGGCAGGGTCTGGGTCTGTTCGTCGTTGATGCTCTGCAGCAGGTTTTCCAGACGGCGCAGGAACAGATAGGCCTCGCGCAGGGTTTGCGCGTCGCCGTCCGGCAGCAGGTGCAGCTGCTCAATGGCGCTCAGCGTCGGCAGCAGCGAGCGGGACTGCAGCGACGGCTCGCGCCCGCCACGGATCAGCTGGAAGACCTGAACGATAAATTCGATTTCGCGGATGCCGCCCGCGCCAAGCTTGATATTGTCCTTCAGCCCACGGCGGCGCACCTCGCGGGCGATCATCCCTTTCATATTTCGCAGGGACTGGATCACGCTGAAGTCGATGTAGCGGCGGAACACAAACGGGCGCAGCATGGCACGCAGCTCGTTGGCGTAAGCGTCGTCGCTGTCGCCCATGATCCGCGCTTTGACCATCGCATAGCGCTCCCAGTCGCGTCCCTGCTCCTGGTAATAATCTTCCAGCGCGGCGAAGCTCAGCACCAGCGGACCGCTGTCGCCAAACGGGCGCAGGCGCATGTCCACACGGTAGACGAAGCCGTCCTGCGTCGGCTGGTCCAGCGCCTTAATCAGACGCTGGCCAAGACGGGTAAAGAACTGGGCGTTGTCCAGCTCGCGACGCCCGCCGCGCGTGGAGCCGTTCTCCGGCCAGGCAAAGATCAGATCGATGTCGGAGGAGAAGTTCAGCTCGCAGCCACCCAGCTTGCCCATTCCCAGAATTAACAGCGGTTGCGGAACCCTTTCTTCGCTGCACGGCGTGCCCCACTCTTTACAGCAGGCAGCATAGAGCCAGTCCCGCGCGGCGACGATCAGCGTCTGCGCCAGCTCGCTCAGCTGCTGCAAGGTGCTCTCTTCGCTCACCAGCTCCAGCGCCTGCGCCCAGGCAATGCGCACCATTACCCGGCGGCGGAACTGACGCAGAACGCGCATCAGCGTGGCCTCATCCGTTACATCTGCCAGCGCGGTTTGCAGCCAGCTGGCATAATGCCGCCACTCGTCAGCCTGCGGCGGCGCGCTTTCCAGCTCCGCCAGCCATTCCGGGTTAGCGCTGACGCTTTCCTGCACAAAATCACTGAACGTGAGCACGCTTTTCGCCTGCTCGCTTAACGATGACGCGGGTAACGACTCGGGCAGACGTTCGCAAACGGTCTGCCAGTACTGCTGTAACTGCGAAGAAAGCGGCATATCAGGGGTTCCTTGCCAGAATTAACGTTTTCCGCTGTGCAGCCAGTACGGATCCTGCGAAATGGCCTCGTTGCGGAAATGCTCGATCTCAATCTGCTGACGGGTCTCAATGGCATGCTTAAGTCCCTGCCAGTTCTCCAGCCAGGCCTGCGCCTTCACGCCCTCATACGCACCGGACAGCAGCAACATACTGTCGATGTTACGCGCCAGACGGGGAAGCTGATCGCCATACTGATCGCCCAGCGGGTGTGCGAAGGTGGTTCTCAACTCGGCGGCGTGGCGGGAAAGATGGATATCCGCGAAGCGTTTGAAGTTATCCGCGATTTTGGTCTGCGCTTTTGCATCCAGGAAGGTGCGCCAGCCGCGCGTCACCAGAAATTCGGTCAACGCCAGTTTTGCCGCGGCATTTTGCGGGCTGTAAAGCGCGGTTTGCGCCGATACGTCGGAAAGCAGCAGCGTCTCGGTTTGGGTCAGCAGATCGCGTAAGTGAGCGCTTGCTTTACGCGGTACGATACCGCCAAACAGCGTCAGGGTATGACGCACCAGGCCAATAGCGGCCAGCACCTGTTTTTTGGCATTTTTCACGTTACGCGCCCACAGCTCCTCGTGGTACTGCCACTGAGAAAGCGCCAGCTCCAGCGCCGCTTCCATGCCCTGTTCAATGCTGGCTTTCGGCACGACGCGCAGAATAGGGGTCTCTCGCAGCACGCGTGGCGCATTTCCGGCAGCCAGGTGGTAGCCGCGCGCCGCTTTGCTCAGGCTGCCCTGACGTAACCCCGGCTGACTTACCAGCTTACGCGCCAGCTTCAGCACATCGCTCGCCTCCCCTTCAAGAAGTTCCAGCTCCAGCTCACAGATCGGTTCCAGGCTCTCACCCGCCTTCACCTCGCCTAAATCCAGCGCGATCTCAATGCGGCTCTTGCCTTCCGTCACCAGCCATTTCTCGCGAGCGAAATCGGTGCTGAACAGCGGCTGCACCTGTGTTGCCAGCGTGGCGGGCAGTTCGCCTTCCGGCCAGACTTCCGCCGGGAAACGTTCCAGCTCAAGTTCTGGCTTACTGATGTCGATATTATATTCCGGGCGCTGATGCAAACCGCCGACCACGCGGCCGGCGATTTTCATCGTCATCTCGTAGCGCCCGTGTGCGCCGCGGATGCGCAGCCCCATATCGTGGTTGCGCAGCCAGTTGTCCGGCGTTTCGTAGTAGATGTTGAGCAACTGTACGGGTTCATGGTGCTCGCCGGAGAGCGTATTCAGATGCTGACGGAGCGCGTCAACGCTGTCTTTTTCGACGATAAATTTTAATTCGATTTCCTGAGCCATAGCCTTGTACTTTTGCGGGCGTCACAGACGCGTCAATGAGGGCGAACTTCCTCGCCATTTATTTGTCAGTACATAGTATTTTGCGCCAAATTGCCATGCAATGAGCAATTTGTCGGGCGTAAATGTGTAGAGTCGTGACACAGATGATTCTGATTGCTGACGAATGCTTTGCGTAGAGACACTGTTGCCACTACTATCGTTCCACTATTTATGAAAATAACGACTAATGATGCTTAAATTACGCCTGATTGGACTTACTTTACTCGCTTTTAGCGCCGCAACCGCAGTGCACGCTGAAGAGAAGCGTTACGTTTCTGACGAACTGAACACCTGGGTACGCAGTGGCCCCGGAGATAATTATCGCCTCGTGGGTACGGTGAATGCCGGCGAGGAAGTCACCCTGTTACAGACCAACGCGGAGACCAATTACGGTCAGGTTCGCGACAGTTCCGGCCGTACCTCCTGGATCCCGATGAAAGAGCTGAGCACCGTGCCAAGCCTGCGCACCCGCGTGCCGGACCTGGAAAACCAGGTGAAGACGCTGACCGACAAGCTGAACAACATCGACGGGACCTGGAACCAGCGCACCGCCGAAATGCAGCAGAAAGTGGCGCAGAGCGACGGCGTGATCAACGGTCTTAAAGAAGAGAATCAAAAGCTCAAAAACGAGCTGATCGTCGCTCAGAAAAAAGTGAACGCCGCGAACCTGCAGCTTGATGACAAACAGCGCACCATTATCATGCAGTGGTTTATGTATGGCGGCGGCGTACTGGGCGTAGGTCTGGTGCTGGGCCTGGTCCTGCCGCATCTGATCCCAAGCCGTAAGCGTAAAGACCGCTGGATGAACTAATTCGTCTTCTCTGCCAGACTTACGTATTATCTTGCGAAAAGAGAAAACGGGAGTGTTGGGCGTGAAGAGTTATCT is a genomic window containing:
- a CDS encoding accessory factor UbiK family protein, which translates into the protein MIDPKKIEQIARQVHESMPKGIREFGDDVEKKIRQTLQAQLVRLDLVSREEFDVQTQVLLRTREKLALLEQRLTELENRNAPEEVKPAPAIPPVDDQE
- the hldE gene encoding bifunctional D-glycero-beta-D-manno-heptose-7-phosphate kinase/D-glycero-beta-D-manno-heptose 1-phosphate adenylyltransferase HldE; the protein is MKVTLPEFERAGVMVVGDVMLDRYWYGPTSRISPEAPVPVVKVDTIEERPGGAANVAMNIASLGAHSRLVGLTGIDDAARALSKSLADVNVKCDFVSVPTHPTITKLRVLSRNQQLIRLDFEEGFEGVDPEPLHERINQALGNIGALVLSDYAKGALASVKTMIQLARKASVPVLIDPKGTDFERYRGATLLTPNLSEFEAVAGKCKSEDELVERGMKIIADFELSALLVTRSEQGMTLLQPGKAPLHMPTQAQEVYDVTGAGDTVIGVLAATLAAGNSLEEACYFANAAAGVVVGKLGTSTVSPIELENAVRGRADTGFGVMTEDELKVAVAAARKRGEKVVMTNGVFDILHAGHVSYLANARKLGDRLIVAVNSDASTKRLKGETRPVNPLEQRMIVLGALEAVDWVVSFEEDTPQRLIAGILPDLLVKGGDYKPEQIAGSEEVWANGGEVMVLNFEDGCSTTNIIKKIQKDSQ
- the glnE gene encoding bifunctional [glutamate--ammonia ligase]-adenylyl-L-tyrosine phosphorylase/[glutamate--ammonia-ligase] adenylyltransferase, with amino-acid sequence MPLSSQLQQYWQTVCERLPESLPASSLSEQAKSVLTFSDFVQESVSANPEWLAELESAPPQADEWRHYASWLQTALADVTDEATLMRVLRQFRRRVMVRIAWAQALELVSEESTLQQLSELAQTLIVAARDWLYAACCKEWGTPCSEERVPQPLLILGMGKLGGCELNFSSDIDLIFAWPENGSTRGGRRELDNAQFFTRLGQRLIKALDQPTQDGFVYRVDMRLRPFGDSGPLVLSFAALEDYYQEQGRDWERYAMVKARIMGDSDDAYANELRAMLRPFVFRRYIDFSVIQSLRNMKGMIAREVRRRGLKDNIKLGAGGIREIEFIVQVFQLIRGGREPSLQSRSLLPTLSAIEQLHLLPDGDAQTLREAYLFLRRLENLLQSINDEQTQTLPGDDLNRARLAWGMRVDDWSTLTERLDAHMAGVRRIFNDLIGDDESESPDDALSEHWRELWQDALQEDDTTPVLAHLSDDARHRVVALIADFRLELNKRAIGPRGRQVLDHLMPHLLSEVCSREDAPVPLSRMMPLLSGIITRTTYLELLSEFPGALKHLISLCAASPMVANKLARYPLLLDELLDPNTLYQPTATDAYRDELRQYLLRVPEEDEEQQLEALRQFKQAQMLRVAAADIAGTLPVMKVSDHLTWLAEAIIDAVVHQAWVQMVARYGQPKHLADREGRGFAVVGYGKLGGWELGYSSDLDLIFLHDCPADVMTDGEREIDGRQFYLRLAQRIMHLFSTRTSSGILYEVDARLRPSGAAGMLVTSTDAFADYQKNEAWTWEHQALVRARVVYGDPQLKTQFDVIRKEVMTTMRDGSTLQTEVREMREKMRAHLGNKHRDRFDIKADEGGITDIEFITQYLVLLHAHDKPKLTRWSDNVRILELLAQNDIMDEQEARALTRAYTTLRDELHHLALQEQPGHVALDCFVHERAQVTASWQKWLVEPCVTNQV
- a CDS encoding inorganic triphosphatase; amino-acid sequence: MAQEIELKFIVEKDSVDALRQHLNTLSGEHHEPVQLLNIYYETPDNWLRNHDMGLRIRGAHGRYEMTMKIAGRVVGGLHQRPEYNIDISKPELELERFPAEVWPEGELPATLATQVQPLFSTDFAREKWLVTEGKSRIEIALDLGEVKAGESLEPICELELELLEGEASDVLKLARKLVSQPGLRQGSLSKAARGYHLAAGNAPRVLRETPILRVVPKASIEQGMEAALELALSQWQYHEELWARNVKNAKKQVLAAIGLVRHTLTLFGGIVPRKASAHLRDLLTQTETLLLSDVSAQTALYSPQNAAAKLALTEFLVTRGWRTFLDAKAQTKIADNFKRFADIHLSRHAAELRTTFAHPLGDQYGDQLPRLARNIDSMLLLSGAYEGVKAQAWLENWQGLKHAIETRQQIEIEHFRNEAISQDPYWLHSGKR
- a CDS encoding SH3 domain-containing protein: MLKLRLIGLTLLAFSAATAVHAEEKRYVSDELNTWVRSGPGDNYRLVGTVNAGEEVTLLQTNAETNYGQVRDSSGRTSWIPMKELSTVPSLRTRVPDLENQVKTLTDKLNNIDGTWNQRTAEMQQKVAQSDGVINGLKEENQKLKNELIVAQKKVNAANLQLDDKQRTIIMQWFMYGGGVLGVGLVLGLVLPHLIPSRKRKDRWMN